A segment of the Marinomonas posidonica IVIA-Po-181 genome:
ATATCAATTGAGTGTGTTTTTACGTCGCTCATAATAATCTCTTCTCCGCCGCTTACATTTCCAGCGATTTGTATTTTTCACGTAGGTGGTTACGAATAGTTACTGCTGCTAAGTTCAACAGTGCAATCACCACTACCAACAATAGGGCCGTTGCGTACACTAATGGACGTGCCGCTTCCACGTTCGGGCTTTGGAAACCCACATCATAAATGTGGAAACCAAGGTGCATAAATTTCTGATCCAAATGGATGTATGGGTAATTACCGTCTAAAGGTAATGACGGTGCCAGTTTCACCACACCAACCAACATCAATGGTGCCACTTCACCCGCTGCACGAGCCACGGCCAAGATTACCCCAGTCATAATCGCTGGGCTGGCCATTGGCAAAATAACACGCCATAAGGTTTCGGCTTTCGTCGCGCCTAAAGCCAAACTGCCTTCACGCACATTACGTGGAATACGTGACAAACCTTCTTCTGTTGCCACAATGACCACAGGTACCGTTAACAGCGCCAACGTAATGGATGCCCACATCAGGCCACCCGTGCCAAAGGTTGGCGAAGGCAAGGCTTCAGGGAAAAAGGCTTGGTCAATGCCAGACCCTAGGAAGTAGATAAAGAAGCCCAGACCGAAAACACCATATACAATCGATGGTACACCCGCCAAATTGTTTACCGCGATTCGAATAATACGAGTCAGCACACCTTGCTTTGCATATTCTCGCAAGTAAACCGCCGCGACAACACCAAATGGTGTCACTAATACTGTCATCAACAATACCATCATCACCGTACCGAAGATCGCGGGGAAAACGCCCCCTTCGGTATTGGCTTCACGTGGCTCCGCCGACAAGAACTCACCTAGCTTAGCAAAGTAAAATGCCATCTTCTGACCGAAGTTCATTGCATTCGCACGGTAAGCTCGAACAATTTTCGCAACGGGAAGCTCATGAACCGTTCCGTCCATTGCTTGGACCACAAAGCTGTCACGATTAATTTTCGCGTACAGATCAATCAAGCTTTGTTGCAGCTGCTTGTACTCTTCGTCATATTGGCTTCGCTCGGCGGCCAAGTCTGCCACAGCGGCAGGTGTAAGCTCACCGTTCAATTCCAAACGACGCTGCTCTAAACGAATACGCTCTAGGCCGTAGTTAATCTTACCTATGTCGCCTTTTTCGATTTCATGAATCTCATCGAAAATCTCTGTCGCACGATCAATACTGCTTTCAAATGCGGCCCAAGTTGCTAACGCGGACTCAGTGGGTGTCATATCATTGGTTTCAGACACCACCTGGCCATCTTGTTTCACTGACTTCAAATAGCCGTACAAGTTACCCCATTCATGACGCTCAGCCGTGAACAACATCTCTGGGCGCGTTACCTCGGTTAGGTACTCATCGATCACCCAACGGAAGTCAGACCCATAAATGTCACGGTTACCTGTTTTCATCAAGGTACGTTGCATGAGTTTATGATGATCGGGAATATCAATGCCCGCTTCACGCAATTGAGCGGCAGGCACCTCAACGCTTTCAACACGTTCTGCGACTATGTTGTAAGCTTGGTTGCCCGGCAACTCATAATGCGCTTCCACCACATCGGCAGGCCAGAAGTGGCCAAGGCCACGCACCGCAATCAATAACAACAAGCCAATCACCATAATAACGGAAATGGCTACTGCGCCCGCATTAAGCCAAACCCAAGGATCTCCGGATTTAACCCATTCAGATACGGACTTTTTCTTCATTTTCATATCAGTACTCATTATAGCGACCCGTATTTTTTGCGTAGGTGCTGACGCACGGTTTCAGCGACTGTGTTCACCACAAAGGTAAAGATAAAGAGCACAAACGCCGCCAAGAACAAGATACGATAGTGTGAGCTACCCACCTCAGATTCCGGTACTTCCACTGCTAAGTTCGCTGCCAAAGTACGCATACCCTCAAAGATATTCATGTCCATAATTGGGGTATTACCCGTTGCCATTAGTACGATCATCGTTTCACCAACAGCACGACCCATACCTATCATTACGGCAGAAAAAATACCTGGGCTGGCGGTTGGTAGCACCACTCGAACCATGGTCTGCCAGTAAGTTGCACCCAAGGCCAAAGACCCTTGGGTCAACGCTTTTGGTACGCTGAAGATCGCATCTTCAGTAATCGAGAAAATAGTCGGGATAACCGCGAAGCCCATTGCGAAACCCACCACCAAGGCATTACGTTGGTCGAAGGTAATACCAAGGTCATTGGTAATCCAACCTCGAATATTGCCATCAAAGAAGCTCAACTCAATTGCAGGACTCAATGCCAAACAGCCCCAAGCTAGGAAGACAATGACAGGAATCAGCAACAATGGCTGCCAACCCTCAGGAACTAACCAACGAATGGCTTGAGGTAAACGTGACCAAAGGTAAGCGAATAGCAAAATACCCAAAGGTAACACCACCAGCACACTAAAGGTCGCGGCAAGATTTTCTTCCAAGAAAGGCGCAAAGAACAAACCGGCTAAGAAGCCCAAGATAACGGTTGGCAAAGCTTCCATCAGCTCGATTATAGGTTTGACCTTACGACGCAAGGCTGGCGCCATGAAATAGGCAGTATAGATAGCACCACAAATGGCCAATGGCACCGCCATTAACATGGCGTAAAACGCCGCCTTTAGTGTTCCAAAGGCCAAAGGCATCAAACTGTATTTGGGTTCGAAGTCGTTATTGGCCGCCGAAGACTGCCAAGTATAGGTTGGCTCTTGATAGCCTTCATACCAAACCTTGCCCCAAATGGACGACCAAGAGACTTCTGGGTGCTCATTATCGACATAAAAAAAGTGCAAACCTTTACCGTCTTCCAGTAATAAGCCATTTGCACGTGGCGCAAAGCTGATCAATTTCGCCGTCCCATCGCTCAATTTCTCGTCGATTACCTGACGAGTAGAGGTGGCGTTGTATATTGCTACTATTCCACGATCATCTAGCGTGGCAAAACCTTTACGGCGTTGCTCCATGGCGACATTCACTAGCGCTACTGGTTGTTTAATATCGCGGATAAAGGTCAGCTTTTCTTCATTCGTGTCATTGTTACGAACATTAAACCATTGACTCACGCGACCAGTTGAGTCTGCCACCATGATAGATGACTGACCTAGCAAGTAGCTCATTGATACCAATTTGGCATCATCTTCAAATAGAGCAATATTGTCTTTCAGAGCAATATTATCAAAGTCACGTAAGTCAAATTCACTTAGTTGACCTAAGCGCGTTGCGACATAAAGATAACGCTGATTGCCACTAATAAGCATGCTCGTAACATCAGCAACAAAGGGCAAGGCTCCGCTTTGCTCGCTTAGCTCAACTTCTTCAGAAATAAAATTAACTTCTTTCGTTACCTTAGTAATCGCACTCTTAGCATCTCCAATGGCTGCCAAGATGAAACTGTCATCACCGTCTCTAAAAGACAACTGGCGAATCGGAAAATCAGCAACATCAATCGCGTCTTTACCATATGGGTATTCGACGGCAGGGGTAATTTTACGTTTGCCATCTGGATAGGTAATTCGATAAACATGTTTCGAAATGATGACTTTACCGTCTTCGTAAGCAAAAGCCAGCAAATGACTGGTATCAGATTCCACTGCAAAAGCCGTTACTTTTTCAGAACGAGGGTTTTCGACGGTTTTAATAACGCTGCCGTCGGCCACTGAAAAGAACACTATGCTGCCATTACTGGCAACGCGCATACCAACTTCAGCTTGTTCTTCCGTGGTCAAATAGACGCTTTCACCTTGATCCGCCGCGGGTAAACTATAGTTCGCTTCTGGTTCAATGGATGCGCTTGAGAACAAAGGCGCAACCTCATAAAGTAAGTAGAAGCAGATCAAAAGAACAGCGAGAATGACACTGCTGCCTCCGACTGCGATACCCATTCCAGCCATACGGTCTTTCAGGGCGCGAATTTTACGATGACGCTTTAATGCTGGTGTATCAAAATCCAGCTCCGGCATCTGATGGTCAGTTGATTTAGTCATCCGCATTCATCTTTTTGTGTGACATTTTTGTGACAGCTTATAAAACAGAGAAAAGTAGGAGAGCGTT
Coding sequences within it:
- a CDS encoding ABC transporter permease subunit, which codes for MTKSTDHQMPELDFDTPALKRHRKIRALKDRMAGMGIAVGGSSVILAVLLICFYLLYEVAPLFSSASIEPEANYSLPAADQGESVYLTTEEQAEVGMRVASNGSIVFFSVADGSVIKTVENPRSEKVTAFAVESDTSHLLAFAYEDGKVIISKHVYRITYPDGKRKITPAVEYPYGKDAIDVADFPIRQLSFRDGDDSFILAAIGDAKSAITKVTKEVNFISEEVELSEQSGALPFVADVTSMLISGNQRYLYVATRLGQLSEFDLRDFDNIALKDNIALFEDDAKLVSMSYLLGQSSIMVADSTGRVSQWFNVRNNDTNEEKLTFIRDIKQPVALVNVAMEQRRKGFATLDDRGIVAIYNATSTRQVIDEKLSDGTAKLISFAPRANGLLLEDGKGLHFFYVDNEHPEVSWSSIWGKVWYEGYQEPTYTWQSSAANNDFEPKYSLMPLAFGTLKAAFYAMLMAVPLAICGAIYTAYFMAPALRRKVKPIIELMEALPTVILGFLAGLFFAPFLEENLAATFSVLVVLPLGILLFAYLWSRLPQAIRWLVPEGWQPLLLIPVIVFLAWGCLALSPAIELSFFDGNIRGWITNDLGITFDQRNALVVGFAMGFAVIPTIFSITEDAIFSVPKALTQGSLALGATYWQTMVRVVLPTASPGIFSAVMIGMGRAVGETMIVLMATGNTPIMDMNIFEGMRTLAANLAVEVPESEVGSSHYRILFLAAFVLFIFTFVVNTVAETVRQHLRKKYGSL
- the pstA gene encoding phosphate ABC transporter permease PstA — translated: MKMKKKSVSEWVKSGDPWVWLNAGAVAISVIMVIGLLLLIAVRGLGHFWPADVVEAHYELPGNQAYNIVAERVESVEVPAAQLREAGIDIPDHHKLMQRTLMKTGNRDIYGSDFRWVIDEYLTEVTRPEMLFTAERHEWGNLYGYLKSVKQDGQVVSETNDMTPTESALATWAAFESSIDRATEIFDEIHEIEKGDIGKINYGLERIRLEQRRLELNGELTPAAVADLAAERSQYDEEYKQLQQSLIDLYAKINRDSFVVQAMDGTVHELPVAKIVRAYRANAMNFGQKMAFYFAKLGEFLSAEPREANTEGGVFPAIFGTVMMVLLMTVLVTPFGVVAAVYLREYAKQGVLTRIIRIAVNNLAGVPSIVYGVFGLGFFIYFLGSGIDQAFFPEALPSPTFGTGGLMWASITLALLTVPVVIVATEEGLSRIPRNVREGSLALGATKAETLWRVILPMASPAIMTGVILAVARAAGEVAPLMLVGVVKLAPSLPLDGNYPYIHLDQKFMHLGFHIYDVGFQSPNVEAARPLVYATALLLVVVIALLNLAAVTIRNHLREKYKSLEM